The genomic stretch TGTATTGTAAAGTAATATTTTCCCAGGATTTTGTTTTACGTTATCTTCTACTGCAATTGCTAATTTTCCTTCAAAAATAGCAACACTATTAGGTGCACCGTAAGCATTTAAACTTATAGAGTTTTCTTTTACAGGTGTGTCTAAATTTGAAATATCATGAATAGAAATCTCGTTTAAATCTACGTTTACAGTAAAAAGTTTTTTCGAGATTTTGTCATAAGCTGTAATTTCTGATGCACCTTCACCACCTACTTTGATGGTAGTTTTATGAGTAAAATTAACTGATGTATCTACAGGAGTGATAACAGGATTAACATCGTCTTTACAACTAAAAGTAAAAGCTAATAAAGAGAATAAAGTAATTTTTTGTAATGTTTTCATTGTTTGATTTTAGTTTTTGCAAAAATGAACTCAAAAACTAAAAATCGTGTTAAATGAAATATAAGTAAACATTAGATTTTACATTTATTTGTAAAATAATTGTTTATTAGGGTTGTAAGATAGTTGTCTAATGTAAATTAAATGTAATATTATTTTTGATTGTAACCAAAGCGTTTTAATTGCGTTTTATCGCTACGCCAGTTTTTATTAACCTTAACGTAAAGTTCTATAAAAACCTTTTTCATAAAAAACTTTTCTAGATCTTTTCTAGCTTCTGCACCAACTCTTTTAATGGCAGAACCTTTATGACCTATAATTATTCCTTTTTGAGTTTCTCTCTCGACCATAATTACAGATCTTATTCTAACAATATTTTCTTCTTCTATAAACTCTTCTGTTTCTACTTCTACAGAATACGGAATTTCTTTCTTATAATGAATTAAAATCTTTTCTCTAATTTTTTCATTTACAAAAAAACGTTCTGGTTTGTCAGTTAATTGGTCTTTCGGATAAAAAGGAGGTCCTTCTGGTAAAAGTTCTTTAATTTTATTAAAAACGGCAGCAACATTAAACCTTTCTAATGCAGAAATTACAAAAACTTCTGCATTGGGTACTTTCTCTCGCCAGTATTTTATTTTTTCTTCGACATCTTCTTGAGATGATTTATCAATTTTGTTTAATAAAAGAATAACAGGAATTTCACTATGGATTATCTTATTGAAGAAAGCTTCGTTTTTCAATTCTTTTTCGCCAATTTCTACCATGTAGATTAAAATATCGGCATCCTCAAAAGCAGATTTCACAAAATCCATCATCGAAGATTGAAGCTCATAAGCTGGTTTTAAGATACCTGGCGTGTCAGAAAATACAATTTGATGCTCCTCATCATTTACAATGCCCAAAATACGATGTCTAGTCGTTTGAGCTTTCGGAGTAATTATTGATAGTTTTTCTCCTACCAAAGCATTCATTAATGTCGATTTTCCTACGTTAGGATTTCCTATGATGTTTACAAAACCTGCTTTATGTGTCATAATGCAAAGATAAATAGATTTTATATCGGATTAGAATTTAGAGGATTAAAAAAAGATTAAAATTTTTTCGATAAAAGTTTGGTTAGTACTTTAAATATGTTGTATATTTGCAACCCGGAAATAACGTGTCGAATTTATGAGTCGAAAGTTTAAAGCTAAGTCGTTTATCTGAAATCACAACGCGGGATAGAGCAGTAGGTAGCTCGTCGGGCTCATAACCCGAAGGTCACTGGTTCGAGTCCAGTTCCCGCTACTAAGTATAAGCTTCATAGAAATATGAAGCTTTTTTTTGTGCTTAATTTTTTTACTTTTATTTGCTTTACTATACCGCAAAACGTGCACAGTTTGTTTGTTTGTAAAATTATCTGCAATTTTTTTTCATTTAAAATAAGTTACATGAAGTGAAAAGTTTTTTACTTTTTGTGCAGATTTAGATGAAAACATAGAAAATAGTTCAATTGAAAATGAAATTTTATCAATAGGAGGAGAAGATGAACAAGATCCAAGTGAAGATGAAAACCCAACTAATGTAAGATAGTGATTTTAAGAAATTATAGTACATTAGAGGAATGAAACAAGTAAAAGTAGCATTCCTCTTTTTTGTTTTATTTTCATTTTTATCATGTGAAAAACAAGATGATAAATTAGAGAATGATTCAAAACAAAAATCCCTAGCAAAAGAATTCTTTAAAAGTGCAGATTATAAAAAATCGAGTAATGCCAAAAGATTAGAAAATTCAAAAATATTTATTTCTGATAATAAGTTAAATTCAACTGATAAGTATTTGATGTACAATAATATCAGCTATTTATCGAGTAAATTAAACAAAATAGACAGTGCAATATTTTATTCAAAAAAAATGTTGAGACTGCCTAGTGTAGAAAATGATATAAATCTAAAAGGAAAAGTTTATTATAAGCTAGGGATTTATCAGTACAAAAAAAACGCACAGGATAGTTCTTATTTTTTCTATGCTAAATCTAAAAATGAGTTTTTAAAATTAAAGGATAGTGTATCTGTTGGGAAAAGCTTATCTAATTTAGCAATAATAGAATCAAATTTTGGAAGCTATTCTTTAAGTGATTCTTTGGCTGTAGAATCTTTAAAGTTTTTTAATGGAAAAGAACCAAAAACAATGGCTTCTAGTTTAAATTGTTTAGCCATTAATGCTAAAAAAAGATCATTTTATAACGAAGCTATTGCTTACTATATTTCTGCTTTGAAAATTACCACAAGAAAAAGCTCTAAAATTAGGTTTCGAAATAATTTAGCGATTGCACACAAAGAGTTAAAGAATTATAAAAAATCGATTTTAATTTTTGAAGAGTTGTTGCAAGACACTATTACAAGTCAAAAAACAAAGACAAGAGTTATAGATAATTTAGCATATGTAAAGTGGTTAGAAAATTCAGATGTAAATGTATTAAAAGAATTGTTGTTTGCTAATTCTAAAAAACTTCAGCTTAAAGATAATTATGGTTTAATAGCAAATTACAGTCATTTATCCGATTATTTTCAAGAAAAAAACAGAAAAAAATCATTGCAATATGCTATAGAAATGTATAAAATTTCAAGAAAAGTAAAAAGCATTCAAGATGTTTTAGAAGCTATAGATAAGATTGTAGAAAGACAGCCGCCTGAAAAGGCTATTACATATTATAAAGAAAGTATTAATTTAAGAGATAGTTTACAAGAAGCAGAGACTAAAAGACAGTTTAGGTTTGCTAAAATTAAATATAATTACGACGAAGAAGAAAAACTAAAAGAAAAGTTTAGAAACCTAGCAATTGAAAATGAATTAAAAGTAGAAAAAGAGAATAGCCAAAAGAAGAATAGTATAATTATCGGAATTCTTTTAATTTCTGGTCTGTTATTTTTATTATACAGACGTAAACAATTACATAAAAAAAGAGTTTTACAAGAGAGTTATAATACTGAAACAAGAATAGCAAAGAGATTACATGATGAATTGGGTAATGATGTTTTTAATACGCTTGTAAAAGTTCAGAATCCAAAGATCAATACATTAGAGATTATAGATGATTTAGATAAAATCTACCATCAAACACGTTCCATTTCACATGAAAATAATGCTATTAAAACTGGAGATAAATTCGAAAGTTATTTTAGACATTTAGTAGCAAGTTATAATACAAATGATTGTAAGATTATTATAAAAGGGTTATCTGACATTCATCTAAACAACCTAGCTGCTGAAAAGCAAATTGTGGTTTACAGAATATTTAATGAACTTTTTGTAAATATGAAGAAGCATAGTAAAGCTAGTTTGGTAATGTTGACTTTTACAAAAAAGAATAGTAGAATAGAAATGATTTATTTTGATAACGGAATTGGTTTTGAAAAAGAGAATATTGTTCATAAAAATGGACTTAAAAATATGGAAACCCGTATAAAAACTATTAACGGAACTATTAATTTTGAAAACAAACCAGGTAAAGGATTAAAAGTTAGTATTCATTTTAAAAGTTAAAAATGTTTAAAAAAGTTTTAGTTGTAGAAGATTTTGATGTTATAAATAGCGGTATTAAAATTGCTTTAGATGAAATAGGAATTCATCATGTAGATTATATTTCTTATTGTGATGAAGCTTTTTTAAAAATTAAAAGCGCTTTTTTAAAAGGAGAACCTTACGGTTTAATTATTTCAGATTTATCTTTTGAAAACGATGGTACACCTCAACAATTAAAATCCGGAGAAGAATTGATAACCAAAATTAGAGAAGAATTTATTGATTTAAAAATTATAGTTTTTTCTGTAGAAGATAAACCGTACACAATACAAAATTTATATAAAAATTTAAAGATCCAAAGTTATATTTGGAAAAATAGAAACGGATTAAAAGAATTAAAAAAAGCAATTTATAAATCTTTTACTTCTAGTGAGTTTTACATTTCTCCAGAGTTACATGCTGCAATTCATCCTAAAAAAGCTGTAGAAATTACAGATTATGATCTCTCTTTGATCAAATACCTTTCGCTAGGTTTTTTACAGGAGGTTATTAGTGAAAAATTAAAAGAAAAAGGAATAACACCTTCAAGTACAAGTGCTATAGAAAAAAGATTAAAGTTTTTAAAAGAACATTTTAATGCCAATAATCCTGCACATTTGGTTGCAATAGCTAAAGATTTTGGTTTGATTTAAAATTCTTATGCAATATAATTGTTTATGCTAGGGAAAGCTTTAGTGTTTTTTGTGTTTTAAGAAATTAGGTTTGTTATTTAAAAATGCTAAATACTTCAAAAAAGAGAATCATAGTATAAAGGTGTACCCACATATTGAATTAGCGGAAATATTTAAACAATTAATAACCTTTGGGATAACTAAAAAAGTCAGGGAATTTAAAGGTGTAATACAGATAATTGACGGATATTTGGTGTTTATTTTCTTCGAATAAGCAACAACCTTAATTAAAGAGAACCGACCTAAATAGTTTTTTATAGTACGTCTTAGCTACTGTGGCACAGTAAGATGTAATACTTAGATAAGGATTTACTGATAAGGTAGGTTCTAACTGTTTTAAACAGCTAAATCATCAAGTTTAATTTTTTTAATTCCCTTATTTTTTTGTTGTAATAATGCAAAACCAAAAGTTAATACACCAACACGTCCAATAAACATCAAGATAATAATCAATATTTTTCCAATATTAGATAAATCTCCGGTTATACCCGTACTTAAACCTACGGTTCCTAAAGCAGATGCAACTTCAAATAAGATGCTTTCAAAAGAAAATTTTTCAAAATAAGAAAGTAAAAATGAAAACAAGAAAATTAAACTGGTATATAACATAAAAGTTGATGTAGCAACATATATTCTTTCAAAAGGAATTAATCTATTTAAAAATGTAATTTTAGTTTGACCAAATAATCTACTTTTTAATATTGCTAACATTGCTGTTAAAGTTGTAATTTTCATACCACCAGCTGTTCCTGAAGGTGAGGCGCCAATATACATCAGAAAAGTTATAAGTAGTAGTATTGGTAAAGAAAATTCACCAATAGCTATCGTGTTAAAACCAACTGTTGTCATTGCAGACATTGCTTGAAAAAAAGATGTCATTAGTGTGCTACTTGATCCTAAAATAGATAAAGATTCTGAAGAGTAAATTAGTAAAGTACCTAATATCAGTAAAAATAAAAAGCCGTAAATAATAATTTTAGTCGTAAACGAAATTTCTTTTGATTTACCACTTATTCGATACCAAAGATCTGTAATAACAATAAAGCCCAACGAACCAGAGATAGCTAATATAGAAATAATTGTATTGATAAAAGTATTGTCTTGGTAGCTTTCGAAGCCATTATTAAATAAGCCAAAACCAGCTGTACAAAATGTAGAGACACTATGAAAAATCGAAAACCAAACAGCCTTTAAATTATCCATTCCGGCATTAGTAAAGGCAAAGTAAAAAAGAATTGCTCCAATAATTTCCATCACCAAAGTAAAAATTATAACACTTTTGATGAAATCTTTAATTTGAATTGTATTAGGTAACGTAAATTCTGTACCTATTAATTTACTGTGCCAGTGGGTTATTTTTTTTGTGGTAAATATTAAATAATATGTTGTTAATGTCATATATCCAATTCCGCCAATTTGTATCAATCCCATAATTATAAATTGGCCAAAAAAATTATAGGAATCAAAAATACTAACAGTTACCAGACCTGTAGTAGAAATAGCAGAAGTAGAAATAAATAAATTATCTAAAAAAGCGATATCAGTTTTGTGAAATAATGGAATAGACAGTAGAATAAATCCGGTTAAAGTGTACAAGAAGAAACCCCAAACTAAATTCATTTGTGGTGATTTGCTAATTTGAAGTTTTCTATACCAATTTGATAATTTCTTATATTTTTTATTTTCCATTATTTATACTCAGTTGTTTAATTAAAAATGAGATTTACTTTAACTAACATAGCATATTTGCAGGCTCAAAGTTATTAAATAAAAGAAGAAAAAAATGGTTATTGTATTTTTTTGTATTTCTGTAAAGTATAAAAATCTATCGGTTAGATATGTTTTTATTGATACTCAATACAATTCTGTTTTGATTAGTTTTGTATCGTTGTGCTTATTATAAATTTCTCTGATTCTGTTAATAGAGTCGGTATTTTATAATGAATTGTAAAATTATACTTCTCTTTCTGATTTGTGAATTAATTCTTAATCAGGTTATTTTAACGTTCAAGAGTTGTACTTCTGTATTTAATATTAAGCTAACTCAAGTTCTAAAATAGTTAGTAAAGCTACAGTTTTGCCAAGTTTTAAGGTTTATAGAAAAATTAATAAAATCTAAAAATAGGAATCAATTATGTATGATGTTTACAAAGTTATTTTTCCGTTTGTTTATTGATCCAATTCATTAATTCATATTTATCTATTTTATTCCAAGTAGTCTGTGTATTTCGATTTTCAGATTGATTATATTCAGGCTGCAAAATAACTAATTCTGTATTTTTATTTCCTGCAAGTTCTAATTCGGCTAAAAATCCAACAATGTCAGTAGCATTATTTTCATATAAAGTTCTGTAATATTTTTTAAGTCTGTACTTTATTTTTGGCTCGATATAGGCTCTTACAGCATAATTTTTATAAAAATTAATATTTTCATTATTTTGATTAGAGTAACTATAAGTCGAGAAATTATGATAATTATCTTGAGCAGTTTTGGGTGTACCTTTCAGGTAGGTTTCCAACATAAAATTCATAAAAGTCGGCTCCCAAAGATTGATTCGATTTATTTTAATGTCTCGTTTATGTTGTTGCCATTTTCTTATCCAATCTAATGTAAAATCACAAATAACCACACCTTTAATGTTAATCTTAAAACCGGAATCTTCTTTATTGATAAATTCAGTATATTTCATTGCTCTATGACCAACTAAACCTGCACCCAAAAAGAAAATATTTTCATTAGGGAGATTGAATTTTTTAAAAATTTTTTGAATTAAATTATGAGTAGATTTAATCGAAGATTTAGAAAAATAAAAATCTAGAGGTATTTCGGTAGAAATTGATAATACCCCAAAATTACTTATAGATGCTTGATTATATATCTGCTTAGAACTAAAATTCTTTTTGTTGTATTTTGAATCTTCTAAGAAAATAAGTACACCTTTTATCTTTTTATTTTCGGGAAGCATTAGAGTATATCCTTTTTGAATAAAGGGTAAAAAGTCATTTTCTCCTATTCCAATTTTTAGGCTGTCATTTTTTACAGGTTCGTAATCTTTAATTATTTTCTGCGAAAAAGATTTCGTGCTTAAAGTAGTAAGAAAGAGTAATAGTAATAACTTAAAAGGTGTTTTCATTATTGTTTTTTAGTTACAACAAGGTCTTTATGTATTGTTGGTTATGTAAATTAAGTAACTAATCTACTAAATAAATCACGAACGGCGAAAATCCGAAGGATTTTCCAAGTTGGCTAAAACTATAAATTAATTATGCACTTTCTTGGCATTAGTTTCTTCTTTCGTTCCTTTTTATTTTTTTCATAATCTTTTCAAAACCTTTTCTGGTTAGTTTTTCTACGCTTTTTGTAAAAGCAAAATCTTGATTGTTTTCGTCAATAGTTAAATTAGCAACAACAGTGTGAAAATAAAATTTTTCAAGTAAATTTAAATCATATATTTCAATGCCAATTTCTACATTGTTTTC from Polaribacter marinaquae encodes the following:
- the era gene encoding GTPase Era codes for the protein MTHKAGFVNIIGNPNVGKSTLMNALVGEKLSIITPKAQTTRHRILGIVNDEEHQIVFSDTPGILKPAYELQSSMMDFVKSAFEDADILIYMVEIGEKELKNEAFFNKIIHSEIPVILLLNKIDKSSQEDVEEKIKYWREKVPNAEVFVISALERFNVAAVFNKIKELLPEGPPFYPKDQLTDKPERFFVNEKIREKILIHYKKEIPYSVEVETEEFIEEENIVRIRSVIMVERETQKGIIIGHKGSAIKRVGAEARKDLEKFFMKKVFIELYVKVNKNWRSDKTQLKRFGYNQK
- a CDS encoding response regulator, with translation MFKKVLVVEDFDVINSGIKIALDEIGIHHVDYISYCDEAFLKIKSAFLKGEPYGLIISDLSFENDGTPQQLKSGEELITKIREEFIDLKIIVFSVEDKPYTIQNLYKNLKIQSYIWKNRNGLKELKKAIYKSFTSSEFYISPELHAAIHPKKAVEITDYDLSLIKYLSLGFLQEVISEKLKEKGITPSSTSAIEKRLKFLKEHFNANNPAHLVAIAKDFGLI
- a CDS encoding TrkH family potassium uptake protein, which codes for MENKKYKKLSNWYRKLQISKSPQMNLVWGFFLYTLTGFILLSIPLFHKTDIAFLDNLFISTSAISTTGLVTVSIFDSYNFFGQFIIMGLIQIGGIGYMTLTTYYLIFTTKKITHWHSKLIGTEFTLPNTIQIKDFIKSVIIFTLVMEIIGAILFYFAFTNAGMDNLKAVWFSIFHSVSTFCTAGFGLFNNGFESYQDNTFINTIISILAISGSLGFIVITDLWYRISGKSKEISFTTKIIIYGFLFLLILGTLLIYSSESLSILGSSSTLMTSFFQAMSAMTTVGFNTIAIGEFSLPILLLITFLMYIGASPSGTAGGMKITTLTAMLAILKSRLFGQTKITFLNRLIPFERIYVATSTFMLYTSLIFLFSFLLSYFEKFSFESILFEVASALGTVGLSTGITGDLSNIGKILIIILMFIGRVGVLTFGFALLQQKNKGIKKIKLDDLAV